One Alnus glutinosa chromosome 3, dhAlnGlut1.1, whole genome shotgun sequence genomic region harbors:
- the LOC133864503 gene encoding uncharacterized membrane protein At1g16860-like has product CKLQVCAFVLVQRRQRVKGSQRQGKERVMNDLSDSALEDQHCCTCNPIPPLFLYVLIPIFLLGLAVSVFILIAVHNALFFVSLLVLSALVLAFIVWNTLQWKSNGAILFFLRSLPQSDLRMAREGQLVKITGLASCGSVALESSYEKATRCIYASTLLYEYRGFDLTPVNLKKSCFQWSLAYCERSATDFYITDRKSGVRALVKAGSDCKVIPLVIESKLVNITRRCRTLSPDLRKWLRDKNLSEEARLLRLEEGYVQEGSSVTVIGMLHRNNDIVMIIQPPEVISTGCLWRKLLLPVDIDGLILQVSQMAGLVSNQESTQQTAW; this is encoded by the exons TGCAAGTTGCAAGTCTGTGCGTTTGTGCTGGTTCAGCGAAGGCAGAGAGTCAAAGGCTCACAGAGACaaggaaaagagagagtgaTGAACGACCTCTCTGATTCAGCTCTAGAAGACCAGCACTGCTGTACTTGCAATCCCATTCCTCCTCTATTTCTCTACGTTCTCATACCCATCTTCCTTCTGGGCCTTGCTGTCTCcgttttcatactcattgcggTCCACAACGCCCTCTTCTTTGTGTCCTTGCTTGTGCTCTCGGCTCTGGTCCTTGCCTTCATAGTCTGGAACACCCTTCAGTGGAAGAGCAATGGggcaattcttttctttcttcgcTCTCTTCCTCAGTCTGACCTTAGGATGGCTCGTGAGGGACAGCTCGTTAAGATCACTGGG CTTGCATCATGTGGGAGTGTTGCCCTGGAATCTTCCTATGAAAAGGCTACCAGATGTATCTATGCATCTACTCTTTTGTATGAGTACCGAGGATTTGATCTCACACCAGTGAATCTTAAGAAATCATGCTTTCAATGGAGTTTAGCATATTGTGAG AGGTCCGCCACCGACTTTTACATAACTGACAGGAAGTCTGGTGTCAGAGCTCTGGTGAAAGCTGGTTCTGATTGTAAAGTTATTCCTTTGGTCATTGAGAGCAAACTTGTGAATATTACCAGACGATGCAGAACCTTATCTCCTGATCTGAGGAAATGGTTAAGAGACAAAAACCTCTCAGAAGAAGCCCGTTTACTACGTCTTGAAGAAGG GTATGTCCAGGAAGGCAGCTCTGTGACTGTAATTGGAATGTTGCATCGAAATAATGATATAGTGATGATTATTCAACCCCCAGAGGTCATCTCCACAGGATGTCTCTGGCGAAAGCTTCTTCTTCCAGTTGACATTGATGGATTGATCCTACAGGTCTCTCAGATGGCTGGCCTTGTGTCAAACCAAGAGTCTACACAACAAACAGCATGGTAA